GTAAGGAGCGCCAAAAGATTGGGATTCTTGGAGCTGGAATAGCTGGTGTAGCAGCAGCTTATGAATTAAAGAAGCGGGGTCACCAAGTGGAAATTTTGGAAGGCTCAGATCGAGTTGGAGGTCGAGTCTGGACACACCACTTCGATAACGGTCAATACGGCGAATATGGTGCTATGCGTATCCCAGGCAAGCACGACTATACCCGCCATTACATTAAAGAAACGAACCTTGAACTAGGTCGCTTCATCACTTCCAATCCTAAGGGTTTCTATGATGTTCGGGACACTATCACCCGCATCTTTGAAGCGATCGACAATCTCTATCCTCAATACAAAAACCTCCGTCCAAGCGACCTAGCGCTAGCCAGTGAAATCGGTGAAAATGGCTACCCAAAGGGAGTAGGTGCCATTTTAGATAATCTTCTTACCCCGATTGTGGAAGACCTTTCGCAGGAGGATAAGCTAGCCCTTTACAGTGGTCAACTGACTGACAAGCTAAAAAAACTTGATGCCAAAACTTTGCGCCACTTTCTCCATGAGGAGCGTCCTGAGCCTGACGGAGCGATGGAGCTGATTGGCTCTCTTACTTCCTTAGAAAATTTGTGGCAAGGCAGTCTCCTTGACGAGCTTCGATCGACGATTGCGGGTCACAGCAGCGGCTTGCAAGAGATTATCGGTGGCATGGATAGACTCCCCAATTGCCTCGCTGACAAGCAAATAAATACGAGGGGAACTGTTCGGGAGGATATCCAGTTTAGAACTGAAGTACGGGGCATCACCACCCAAGAAAACGAGGTGGAACTCACAGCAGGTGAACAGCCGCTCCAGAGACACTACGACTACGTCCTTTGCACGATTCCCTTCTCAGTTCTCCGCCGTCTGGAGTTGAATGGCTTTAGCTCCGAAAAAATGCTCGCTATCCGCAACATTACTTATGCGTCCTCCACCAAGGTGCTGCTGTACTGCCAAGAACGATTCTGGGAGGACGAAAAGTACGACATTGTTGGCGGTGCGTCTATCTCCGACCGCATTAGCCGCCAGACCTACTATCCCTCTAACCACGTCGAGGACTACCGCAAACCATGGCCGGAGCAAGAGGAGGGTCGAGAATTTCAACCCGTGTCTCTACATGCAGCTTACTCTGATGCATTCTGCAAGCGAGACGAGGGGACTTCTGCCAAACAACCGGGGGTACTTTTGGGCAGCTATACCTGGGGCATGAACGCGCGTCGGCTGGGTGTGTTGAGTCAGAAAGAGCGGGCTCAGACGGTCATAAATTCTATCAGCAAATTCCATGAGGAAATTACTAAACCAGGGCAAGTCATAGGTAACGCCTCCATGTTCTGGGATCAGAACAAGTGGAGTACTGGAGCCTTTACCCATTTCGATTCCTCAGATATTGATTGGTACTATCAAGCTGGACTCAAACCTGAGGGGCGGCTACACTTCGCGGGAGAACATCTGTCGCCTGCTCCAGGCTGGATTCAAGGAGCCTTAATATCCTCTCTGAGGGCTGTCCTAGAAATGGTCAAAAGTTTTCCAACTGCCTACTGATTTTCATGCAAATTTCAGCGCTTTTCATTTCTTTTTCGATGTGGATGTGAAGTTATCCCTACTTAGTGATGTTATTTTTCATGAGTTTTTCTATGAGTTCTGGGATAACTTTTATGAGTTTCAGAGACTGAGAGAAAAACTAATATCAAAGGTAATTCACTGCTTTTGGGATATTCCCGACGCAACCTTTGAATTTTAGCGATCGCCAATAAGTCAGGATGTAATCGCTTAATTTGTGTAGGCTCAATGCGATCGTATCCTGACTGACCCAATCAACAATTATTTGTCAGTAGGAGTACAAAATGTCCGAACGGATCGGCGACATCGGTTATAAGCTCTACAGTACGGGTTGGAAAAATGGGTTACATCCCCATCTGACACCAATTCAGCACTGGTTACTCAGTATTTTTCTGCGCTACCGTCAAGGCTATGCAGAAAGCTTGAAATGGGTCAAAGAATATCACGTTGAGAAGAGCGCCAAATAACGATTAGAGCCTCTCATCCTGAAATAATTAAATATTAGCGTTGTTCTTCCTACATCGTCACAAAGGATTAACGCACATCCGATCGAGTTGTACAAGCATGGGTGAAAAGCCCTGAACAGCGCCGCAATATTCTCACTCCTGGATTACGAAACGAATCTGCTGGAAAAATTGATGATTTTAATAATTTTTTATCAGATATAAATAATGCTTTAAAAATTGTTGGTAGTACCATCAAGGCTATTTCACCGCTTATTTGATAAAAATAGGGCTTACGCGACTGACACGAAAAACTGTAAGATGTGTGAAGCTACGAAAAAATTTCAGCGTAGTCATCAGACTTGTAGCGTTAGGCACCGACTTCCAATTCCGAGCCAGATTGATTACAGATGATGCTAAATGGATATTCGATTATTGATGCGGATTCCCACGTTATTGAACCTCCCAGTATGTGGGCTGAGTATCTCGAACCAGAATTTAAACAGTTTGCCCCTTCAGCAGAAATGAAAATTCAAGGGGAAGACATTGTAAAAAAAGTCTCTAGGCAAGTTCGAGATAAGGCGAATAAGCAGATGATGGAAGCTCACCCCAATGCTTATTTCCAAGGCTACAATGTCAAGTCTCATCTTCAAGAAATGGTGCAGATGGGGATCGATCTGGCATTCCTTTATCCAACTTATGGATTGTGGCTTTGGGCGATCGATACTATGCAACCGGAAGTTGCTGGCGCTTTTACCCGCGCCTATAACAATTGGTTAAAAGACTTTTGCAGCTACGATCCAGATAAGTTGAAGGGGGTAGGAGCAATTAATCTGCACGCGCCAGAGTCAATGGTGTATGAATTGCATAGAATTGTCGATTTTGGCTGGAAAGCGGTGTTTTTACGCCCTAACCCCGTCAAAGGAAGACTATTGAGTGACTCTGCTTACGAGCCATTTTGGACAGAATGCGAGCGACTAGGTATAGCAGTAGGCATTCATGAAGGGACTCACAGTCGTTTGCCAACTACAGGTACAGAAAGGTTTAACACTCGTTTTGCTACCCACGCTTGCTCTCATCCGATGGAACAGATGATGGCTTTATTAGCGTTGATTGAAGGAGGGGTATTAGAACATCATCCAAAACTTAAAGTGGCTTTTCTGGAGTCCGGTTGTGGCTGGCTTTCCTATTGGCTGTGGCGACTAGATGAAGAATACGAAAATTTACATTGGGAGGATAAAATTCATGATCATGTCAAAATCAAGCCATCAGAGTATTTTCGTCGCCAGTGTTTTATTGCCATTGAGCCTTCAGAACCTTATTTGGCTCAGGTGATTGAATACATTGGCACGGACAACTTAATTTTTGGTTCGGACTATCCCCATATGGATCATAAGCCGAACATCGTTGCAGAAATGGTAAAGCTTGAGGAAAAATTATCGAAAGAAACTGTGCAAAAGATTCTTTGGGATAATCCTCGCCGCTTTTACAATTTGTCTTGAATTACAGATTATATAGGAGGAAACGACAATGAGCAAACCACCAGATCAAATAAAGCCAGGACAGCAGTATGAAAACACTACCTATTACCAGATACTATTTGTAGAACCTTCTAAGGAAGAAAACAAGAGAGAAAGTCTAAATTTAACTACAAGTATATTGGCGAAAACAAGAGGTTCTGTCTCTCAAAATGAGCAAATCTCTGAAAATGCCCAAATGCAAAACGCTCACCCAAGTAGTTTTGACAATTTTGAACTTGATCGAGAGACAATAGAAAAGCTGAAAGATTATCCCAGACAAGGAGATGAACACAAGCTATCTTCATATTTGCCCTCACCAGGAGTCATTTTCCCAGATGGTTTTATGAAGGCATTATCTGACCCTGAATCTCAAAAAATTGAACAAACTGAGCTAGGTAATTTTTATCAGCCGATACGAAGCATACTATATAGTCGCAAAATATCGCAGCTGATTGCTAAAACTTGGTGGTCTTATTTGGAAGCAAAAGAAAAGGGCTTATGGTGTGAGTTTACTGCTGGGAAATGGGATAACATTATTAAATCTAAGGATGTAAATGGTTTCTACATTTTAGATGGTCTCATAGCTAGAGAAATTTTTCTTTTTGGTGGGGGAAACCCTCCTAACAATCCCTACTCTGAAGCTGACACGATTTACCTTCGACAACTTACAAGAGAACCTGTAGAACAAGCAAGATTTCTTATTTTACCTAGCAGCAAATCTTGGCAGGGAATTTCTTTAGCTCTCTTATTGGCTGGACAAGCTTATTACAAAATAGAAGATAAATACCACCAAATTTCCCAACCTATTCTCAGTACAGGTGAAATAGTTTCTAAGTATAGTCTAGAGGTAGATTGGAATAGGTTTAATGGTGATATCAAAGAGATTATTATTAGCCAGGAAAAACCCTGGGTAGCTTACCATACTGTTATCCCCTATCCTCCCATACCTGATGATGCCGATCAAAAGAATATTGGAAAATGGGCAAACGCAGAAGATGATGGTGGAGAGCTTCCTTTTTACGTAAAGACAGAAGACAAAAAGGATTATTTAATAGATGTGGACTATTTAAGGTCTCCCTATCCCTATATTCCCCTCAGTTGTAGTTAATTTTAAAAGTCACTCCTTGAAAATAGTTTGTAGCTTAGAATGTAGGCACAATGATAAAATCCTGGAAAGCCTGTATAAAAGGATTCCAGGTTTTTCAAGCTTCTTATGGAACGGCAACCAGACAAGATTAAAACAGACTATCAGATTATTCAGAAAATCTACGAAAGTGCTAATTCATTAGTCTATCGAGCGATTCTCAAGCCTGATAATCAACCAGTTATTTTAAAGATTCTTAAGGAAAACTACCCTACTCCCTCAGAATTGACTCGATACAAGCAGGAATATGAAGTCACCCGCTCCTTAAATACTGATGGAGTTATTAAAGCATACAATTTGCAGCGATATGAAAATAGTCTAGTCATGTTTTTAGAAGACTTTGGCGGTGAATCTTTAAAATTGTTAATGCCCGAACGCCAATTTACTCTCAAAGAATTTCTCTCTATTGCCATCAAAACCACTGAGAGTTTGGCGGCTATTCACGCTGCCAATATCATCCACAAAGACATTAACCCCTCTAATATTGTCTATAATCCAGAAACCGAACAACTCAAAATCATTGACTTCGGCATTTCCACTCGTTTATCGCGAGAAAATCAGACAGTTGGCAATATTGAGCGTTTAGAAGGAACTTTAGCTTATATTGCTCCAGAGCAAACTGGAAGAATGAATCGAGGAATAGATTACCGCAGCGATTTTTATTCCTTGGGTGCTACCTTCTACGAATTGCTGACTAATCAACTACCTTTTGCAACCACTGACTCTATAGAATTAGTTCATTGTCATATTGCTCAACAACCTGTTCCCCCACATGAACTTGTAGAAACGTTAAATTCAACGTCTCAACCAATACCTAAAGCCGTTTCAGACATTGTGATGAAATTGTTGGCAAAAACCCCAGAAGAACGATACCAAAGTGCTTGGGGAATCAAAGCCGACTTGGAAACCTGTCGCGAGCGCTTAGAGAGTTTAGGGCAAATTGACGAGTTTTGTTTAGCAACTCAGGATATTTGCGCTCGCTTTGTTATTCCTGAAAAACTTTATGGTAGGGAAAAAGAAGTTACTCAACTACTAACTACTTTTGAGCGAGTCAGTCAAGGCAGCAGTGAGATAATGCTGGTTTCTGGTTATTCAGGAATTGGCAAATCTGCCTTGATTAATGAAGTTCATAAACCAATATTACGCCAGCGAGGATACTTTATTAGCGGAAAATTCGATCAGTTGCAGCGAGATATTCCTTATGCGGCGATCACTTTAGCATTTCAAAACTTAATACGGCAGTTACTTACCGAATCTGAAGCAGCACTACAAACTTGGAAACGAGAACTTTTAATAGCCTTGAATCCTAATGCTCAGGTTATCATTGATGTAATTCCTGAATTGGAGCAGATTATTGGTAAACAGCCGCTCGTTGAACAATTAGGAGCAACTGAAGCTCAAAATCGATTTAATTTATTTTTTAAAAGATTTATTCGCGTTTTCACTAAAAAAGAACACCCTTTAGTTATCTTCCTGGACGATCTACAGTGGGCAGATTTAGCATCTTTGAAGTTAATCGATCTATTAATAACCGATTCTGATAGCAAATATTTATTAATAGTCGGAGCCTATCGAGATAATGAAGTTGATGCAACTCATCCTTTGATGCAAACCTTAGAGCAAATTGAAAAAGAAGCTGCTAGGATCAATAATATCTTGCTGCAACCATTAGGAATCGAATATATCAATCAATTAATTGCCGATACTTTAAATTGCTCTATAGAAAAGTCAAAATATTTAGCATATTTAGTAACCAATAAAACTCAAGGAAACCCTTTTTTCTTAACTCAATTAATGCAATCTCTATACAGAAAAAATCTTTTGTCATTTGACCATAATCAAAATATTTGGCACTGGAAATTTGAGGAAATTGAAAGAAGAGAAATCACTGATAATGTAGTTGATTTAACTATCGATAAGATTACTAAACTAGAGGAAAAGAGTCAGAAAGTTTTGCAATTAGCTGCCTGTATTGGCAATCAATTTAATTTAGAAGTTCTTTCTGTTGTCAATAATAAATCTCAAATAACTACAGCTAGAGAACTTCAGCCAGCATTAGAGGTAAGTTTAATTTTACCTCTAAGTAATGACTATAAAATACCTCTGCTTTGGAATCAGGAAGAAATATCAAAAAATACTTCAGAAATATCCGATGCTTTTATTCCCAAAATTCCTAAGTATATTCCCTATCAATTTTTGCACGACCGAGTTCAACAAGCAGCCTATGCTTTAATTCCAGAAGACGAGAAAAAATTAGTTCATTTACAAGTAGGTCGTCTGCTTCTAAAAAATATTCAAGAAGATAAGTTAGAGGAAAATATCTTTGCTACTGTCAATCATTTAAATGAAGGATATGAGTTAATTATCGATCAATTTGAAAGAGATAGTTTAGCTAAATTAAATCTTCAAGCTGGTAAAAAAGCAAAAGCATCAACAGCTTATCAAACCTCTCTAAGATATTTAGAAATGGGGTTAGGTTTATTATCTCCAAATAGTTGGGAGAATCAATATAAATTAACTTTGGAAATCCATGAAGAAACTTTAGAATTGCTCTACTTAAATACTAAATTAGCTCAAATTGAAAACTTTTCTGAAATTATCATCAAACAAGCTAAACTCAATCTTGATAAAGTCAGAGCTTATCAAATAAAAATATTATATTATTATAGTATATTTCAGAGTCAGAAAGCAATAAATACTGCTCTAGAAATTTTACCAGAATTAGGAATAAATCTCTCTACTCAAGCTATTGACATAAATACAAAAATTGAACAGCTACAGAAATATATTAAATTACTATTGAAAAATAAACGCATTAAAGATATAGCTAATCTTCCTGCAATAATCGAGCCACAGAAACTATCAGCTATACAAATATTGCAGCAGATTATATCAGCTACACATACAACAAATTTTTCATTATTTGTTTGGGTAATATTAACTCTAGTTGACTTCTGTATAAAATATGGAAATTCTCCTCAAGCTGCTAGCATATATGTTACTTATGGAATGCTTTTGTGTGGAAACAAAAGAGACATTCTTCAAGGATATGAGTTTGGCAAAATATCTCTGAAGTTACTAGAAAAAATTAATAATACTAAATCAAAAGCTTTTGTTGTGCAAATGTATTACGGGCAAGTATGGCACTGGAAAGAATATCTTAAAGATAAAGTGGCGCAACAAACATTACTAAATGGTTTTCAGAAAGGGATAGATACAGGAGAGTATGAGTATGCTTCTTATGCAGTTATCAACTATTGCTTAATCAAGTTTTTAAGAGGAGAAGATTTAGAAGAAGTTACTCTTTGTTACAAAAAATACACTAACTCAATTGAAAAATTGAAACAAGAGTTTTGTTTTTATAATATAAAAATTTTTTATAATCTGACAAGATTATTATTACAGAAAAATCATAACATTCCAATTATAATTGGTAACTCTCAACAACAAGAAAATCAATACTTAAAAGAATGGAAAAATCAAAATAATGAATGGTTGCTATTATTTATCTATTTTTCTAAGACAGTTTACTGTTATCTTTTAAAAGATTATTGTAATGCTTTTAATAATGCCATTAAAGCAGAAAAGTATAAAAATGGTACGGCTGCATATCTAACTACACCGCAACACAATTTCTACTCTTCTCTTTCCTTTCTTGCTCACTATCATAATTGCAACCTAGAACAACAAAAAAACATTATAGAAAAAGTAGAAAAAAATCAGGATGATATGAAAATATGGGCTGGTCATTGCCCCGCAAATTTTCAAAATAAATATGATTTAGTAGAAGCAGAGAAAGCGCGAGCATTGGCAGAAAATTGGCAAGCTCAAGAACTTTATGAAAAAGCAATTCAAGGTGCTAAAAAATCTGAATTTATCCACGAAGAAGCCATAGCTTACGAACGCGCAGCAGAATTTTATTTCTCTCTAAGTAGAGAAGAAATAGGGAAACTATACTTAAGAAATGCCTATCATTGTTATTCTTGTTGGGGCGCAAAAGCCAAAGTTCAAGCCTTAGAATTGGAGTATCCACAGTTTCTCATGGATATAAACGACAGAAAAGAAAACCAAAGCATTAATACAACTGAATCTACTGCTAGTACAAATCCCCAAGCCCTCGATATCGTCACAGT
This genomic interval from Scytonema hofmannii PCC 7110 contains the following:
- a CDS encoding flavin monoamine oxidase family protein, producing the protein MSSINQPWTTVESILKAIDNVDNGKERQKIGILGAGIAGVAAAYELKKRGHQVEILEGSDRVGGRVWTHHFDNGQYGEYGAMRIPGKHDYTRHYIKETNLELGRFITSNPKGFYDVRDTITRIFEAIDNLYPQYKNLRPSDLALASEIGENGYPKGVGAILDNLLTPIVEDLSQEDKLALYSGQLTDKLKKLDAKTLRHFLHEERPEPDGAMELIGSLTSLENLWQGSLLDELRSTIAGHSSGLQEIIGGMDRLPNCLADKQINTRGTVREDIQFRTEVRGITTQENEVELTAGEQPLQRHYDYVLCTIPFSVLRRLELNGFSSEKMLAIRNITYASSTKVLLYCQERFWEDEKYDIVGGASISDRISRQTYYPSNHVEDYRKPWPEQEEGREFQPVSLHAAYSDAFCKRDEGTSAKQPGVLLGSYTWGMNARRLGVLSQKERAQTVINSISKFHEEITKPGQVIGNASMFWDQNKWSTGAFTHFDSSDIDWYYQAGLKPEGRLHFAGEHLSPAPGWIQGALISSLRAVLEMVKSFPTAY
- a CDS encoding amidohydrolase family protein, whose translation is MMLNGYSIIDADSHVIEPPSMWAEYLEPEFKQFAPSAEMKIQGEDIVKKVSRQVRDKANKQMMEAHPNAYFQGYNVKSHLQEMVQMGIDLAFLYPTYGLWLWAIDTMQPEVAGAFTRAYNNWLKDFCSYDPDKLKGVGAINLHAPESMVYELHRIVDFGWKAVFLRPNPVKGRLLSDSAYEPFWTECERLGIAVGIHEGTHSRLPTTGTERFNTRFATHACSHPMEQMMALLALIEGGVLEHHPKLKVAFLESGCGWLSYWLWRLDEEYENLHWEDKIHDHVKIKPSEYFRRQCFIAIEPSEPYLAQVIEYIGTDNLIFGSDYPHMDHKPNIVAEMVKLEEKLSKETVQKILWDNPRRFYNLS
- a CDS encoding AAA family ATPase encodes the protein MERQPDKIKTDYQIIQKIYESANSLVYRAILKPDNQPVILKILKENYPTPSELTRYKQEYEVTRSLNTDGVIKAYNLQRYENSLVMFLEDFGGESLKLLMPERQFTLKEFLSIAIKTTESLAAIHAANIIHKDINPSNIVYNPETEQLKIIDFGISTRLSRENQTVGNIERLEGTLAYIAPEQTGRMNRGIDYRSDFYSLGATFYELLTNQLPFATTDSIELVHCHIAQQPVPPHELVETLNSTSQPIPKAVSDIVMKLLAKTPEERYQSAWGIKADLETCRERLESLGQIDEFCLATQDICARFVIPEKLYGREKEVTQLLTTFERVSQGSSEIMLVSGYSGIGKSALINEVHKPILRQRGYFISGKFDQLQRDIPYAAITLAFQNLIRQLLTESEAALQTWKRELLIALNPNAQVIIDVIPELEQIIGKQPLVEQLGATEAQNRFNLFFKRFIRVFTKKEHPLVIFLDDLQWADLASLKLIDLLITDSDSKYLLIVGAYRDNEVDATHPLMQTLEQIEKEAARINNILLQPLGIEYINQLIADTLNCSIEKSKYLAYLVTNKTQGNPFFLTQLMQSLYRKNLLSFDHNQNIWHWKFEEIERREITDNVVDLTIDKITKLEEKSQKVLQLAACIGNQFNLEVLSVVNNKSQITTARELQPALEVSLILPLSNDYKIPLLWNQEEISKNTSEISDAFIPKIPKYIPYQFLHDRVQQAAYALIPEDEKKLVHLQVGRLLLKNIQEDKLEENIFATVNHLNEGYELIIDQFERDSLAKLNLQAGKKAKASTAYQTSLRYLEMGLGLLSPNSWENQYKLTLEIHEETLELLYLNTKLAQIENFSEIIIKQAKLNLDKVRAYQIKILYYYSIFQSQKAINTALEILPELGINLSTQAIDINTKIEQLQKYIKLLLKNKRIKDIANLPAIIEPQKLSAIQILQQIISATHTTNFSLFVWVILTLVDFCIKYGNSPQAASIYVTYGMLLCGNKRDILQGYEFGKISLKLLEKINNTKSKAFVVQMYYGQVWHWKEYLKDKVAQQTLLNGFQKGIDTGEYEYASYAVINYCLIKFLRGEDLEEVTLCYKKYTNSIEKLKQEFCFYNIKIFYNLTRLLLQKNHNIPIIIGNSQQQENQYLKEWKNQNNEWLLLFIYFSKTVYCYLLKDYCNAFNNAIKAEKYKNGTAAYLTTPQHNFYSSLSFLAHYHNCNLEQQKNIIEKVEKNQDDMKIWAGHCPANFQNKYDLVEAEKARALAENWQAQELYEKAIQGAKKSEFIHEEAIAYERAAEFYFSLSREEIGKLYLRNAYHCYSCWGAKAKVQALELEYPQFLMDINDRKENQSINTTESTASTNPQALDIVTVTKASQILASEIKLDQLLAKLMKIVIENGGAQKGFLILEKNQRWAIAAEGTVDSDDVSLLQSLPIDSVNGDKQTPILPVAIVNYVVRTQENVVLNNATEEERFIRDPYIVATQPKSILCTPLLHQGKTSGILYLENNLTTNAFTSDRIEVLRILSAQAAISIENARLYGQLEDYNRNLELRVEQRTQELSQTLEVLKATQAELLFENELLKSAEQPSTFDYQVGGSLPMDAPTYVVRSADRYLYKALKRGEFCYILNPRQMGKSSLMVRMIHHLQHEGCSCGAIDLTRIGSENITPDQWYKGLTVELWRSFGLLRKVNLKTWWQEQGDISPVQRLSQFIEEVLLVEVAQNDDTISKNLIIFIDEIDNVLGLNFPVNDFFALIRSCYNQRSINPEYRCLTFALFGVVTPSDLITDHQRTPFNIGQTIQLEGFKEHEAQPLLQGLAEKVSNPQTLLKEVLAWTSGQPFLTQKLCRLIRNSSSPIPTNREAEWIENLVRTQVIENWESQDEPEHFRTIRDRLLNSKQSVRLLELYRQILHQGEIVAVDSSEERELLLSGLVVKQQGTLRVQNRIYESIFV